From a region of the Bacteroides sp. AN502(2024) genome:
- a CDS encoding glycosyltransferase family 2 protein, giving the protein MKNPVISIIIPVYNAEEYLRRCLDSFVAQTFTDWEVWLIDDGSTDRSGAICDEYADRDSRFCVIHKENGGVASARQAGVDNARGEYSIHADADDFVEPAMLADMLSYIRETGADLVVTDFYGENKRGFRYVSRQRPTGNTTSQLIDDVIHGRVHGSLCNKLMRHDLYKKYNLRFFNGVDYCEDVLILAQLARHSQRVVSLTRAYYHYCYAPKSITRDISIKTYNMQKEYVKMLDKIGGGKSYLVRLAAHRAKLDALRNGLMTRDEYYSFFPSCKDVCIDTPNLESYLFGVTALGGHYRMAVAMFRTLQFFRKILSFMLSPVKHYLTSI; this is encoded by the coding sequence ATGAAGAATCCGGTGATCTCAATTATTATCCCCGTATATAATGCGGAAGAGTACCTGAGACGTTGTTTAGACAGCTTTGTGGCGCAGACTTTCACGGATTGGGAAGTCTGGCTGATTGATGACGGATCGACTGACAGATCAGGAGCGATTTGTGATGAATATGCTGACCGCGATTCGCGTTTTTGTGTGATACACAAGGAGAATGGCGGTGTCGCATCCGCACGTCAGGCGGGGGTGGATAATGCACGGGGTGAATATTCCATCCATGCGGACGCCGATGACTTTGTGGAGCCTGCGATGCTTGCCGACATGCTTTCCTACATTCGTGAAACGGGTGCAGATCTTGTTGTAACCGACTTTTACGGTGAGAATAAGCGAGGTTTCCGATATGTGAGCCGCCAGCGACCTACGGGTAACACTACTTCACAACTTATCGACGATGTTATTCACGGGCGGGTTCACGGTTCGCTTTGTAACAAGCTTATGCGTCATGATTTATATAAAAAATATAATTTACGTTTTTTCAATGGAGTGGACTATTGCGAAGATGTGCTTATTCTCGCCCAATTGGCACGTCACTCCCAGCGCGTGGTCTCTTTGACCCGTGCTTACTACCACTATTGTTATGCTCCGAAGAGCATAACACGAGATATTTCGATAAAGACTTATAATATGCAAAAGGAATACGTAAAAATGCTTGACAAAATAGGGGGGGGTAAAAGCTACCTTGTCCGTCTCGCGGCTCACCGTGCAAAACTTGATGCGCTACGAAACGGCCTGATGACCCGTGATGAATATTACTCATTCTTTCCTTCTTGCAAAGATGTGTGCATAGACACCCCCAACCTTGAATCGTATCTTTTCGGAGTGACAGCACTCGGTGGCCATTACCGCATGGCGGTGGCAATGTTCCGTACGCTTCAATTCTTTCGGAAAATACTATCTTTTATGCTGAGTCCCGTAAAACATTATCTTACAAGTATCTGA
- a CDS encoding glycosyltransferase yields MHYNASISCQYHRGYESAHRMVLLSRGFRQQFLDYARITDGSKLRFIPNMLSFSAFLSETEIPHKEKIVLVVARLEETQKRISHILRIWQQIEQSSGNKDWTLHIVGHGMDEARYYRLVRQLGLQRVTFHGRQNPEPYYRRASLFMMTSRSEGWGLTLTESQQMGVVPLAYDSYSSLRDIITDGYNGFIIPDTDINTYASRMLELMNNDELRRKIACQAIESAHRFEPATVADKWVKVIEE; encoded by the coding sequence ATGCATTATAACGCAAGCATATCATGCCAATATCACCGTGGTTATGAAAGCGCGCACCGCATGGTGCTGCTTTCCAGGGGCTTCCGCCAACAGTTTCTCGATTATGCCCGCATAACCGATGGTAGTAAACTGCGCTTCATTCCCAATATGTTGTCCTTCTCTGCGTTCCTGTCTGAGACAGAGATACCCCATAAAGAGAAAATTGTACTTGTGGTTGCCCGTCTGGAGGAAACTCAAAAACGTATTTCCCATATCCTGCGTATTTGGCAACAGATTGAACAAAGTTCGGGAAATAAGGATTGGACGCTTCATATCGTCGGGCACGGTATGGACGAAGCCCGTTATTATCGCTTGGTCCGTCAACTCGGTCTGCAGCGAGTCACGTTTCATGGTCGTCAAAATCCGGAGCCTTACTATCGCAGGGCATCTCTTTTTATGATGACCAGCCGCAGTGAGGGGTGGGGGCTTACCCTCACCGAAAGCCAGCAGATGGGTGTCGTTCCATTGGCATACGACAGTTACAGTTCACTCCGTGACATCATAACAGACGGATATAATGGTTTCATCATTCCGGATACGGATATCAATACATACGCAAGCCGAATGCTTGAATTAATGAACAATGATGAATTACGTCGGAAAATTGCATGTCAAGCCATTGAAAGTGCACATAGATTCGAGCCTGCAACAGTAGCGGATAAGTGGGTGAAAGTGATAGAAGAGTAA
- a CDS encoding XRE family transcriptional regulator — MSINERFGKIIRTLYGGNKSAFASAIGVAPSVVENIVGKRQGKPSFDVVEKVCAIAEVNTTWFITGRGDAFDFRPEEEKVVGASPSTGIEDKLFAIIQEKDATIRTMSEEIGQLRERIAQMQQRFEKNATNANTDTIANVG, encoded by the coding sequence ATGAGTATAAATGAACGGTTCGGAAAGATAATACGCACGCTATATGGAGGCAACAAGAGTGCTTTTGCCAGTGCAATTGGAGTAGCTCCGTCTGTTGTTGAAAATATAGTAGGAAAACGACAGGGGAAGCCGTCCTTTGATGTAGTGGAAAAAGTATGCGCAATTGCGGAAGTAAACACTACATGGTTTATAACAGGTAGAGGAGATGCTTTTGATTTCCGCCCCGAAGAGGAGAAAGTGGTCGGTGCTTCACCCAGCACAGGGATTGAAGATAAATTATTCGCAATAATTCAAGAAAAAGACGCAACGATTCGTACTATGTCCGAAGAAATCGGGCAGCTACGTGAGCGCATAGCCCAAATGCAACAGCGTTTTGAAAAAAATGCAACCAATGCGAACACCGATACTATTGCCAATGTCGGCTAA
- a CDS encoding AAA family ATPase, protein MGFLLDNAREDSLVLAVTGDAGCGKTEAIKNYAAAHRHVYHLCCSEYWNRRTFMGKLLQCMGVDFTGSTVSDMMDDIIDTLKRKENPLVVLDEADKLSDQVLYFFISLYNQLEGHCGIILCATNFLEKRIKKGLRTKRKGYEEIYSRMGRKFVELQVVNSEDVAAICVANGITATNAINRIVEDCECDLRRVKRAIWALQKEDK, encoded by the coding sequence ATGGGCTTCCTGCTTGACAATGCCCGCGAGGACAGCCTTGTATTGGCCGTTACGGGTGATGCCGGATGCGGTAAGACGGAAGCCATAAAGAACTACGCCGCCGCGCACCGCCACGTTTACCACCTCTGCTGCTCCGAGTATTGGAACCGCCGCACGTTCATGGGCAAGCTGCTGCAATGTATGGGTGTGGACTTCACGGGCAGCACGGTGTCGGATATGATGGACGACATCATCGACACGCTCAAACGCAAGGAAAATCCGCTTGTGGTGCTTGACGAGGCCGACAAACTTTCGGATCAGGTGCTTTATTTCTTTATCAGCCTTTACAACCAGCTGGAGGGACACTGTGGAATCATCCTTTGCGCCACCAATTTTCTGGAGAAGCGCATTAAAAAAGGGCTGCGCACCAAACGCAAGGGGTACGAGGAAATTTACAGCCGCATGGGACGCAAGTTCGTGGAGTTGCAGGTGGTGAACAGCGAGGATGTAGCCGCCATTTGCGTAGCAAACGGCATTACAGCCACGAACGCCATCAACCGCATAGTGGAGGACTGCGAATGTGATTTGCGTCGTGTAAAACGCGCTATTTGGGCTTTGCAAAAGGAGGATAAATAA
- a CDS encoding ATP-binding protein produces the protein MGRAISNKNVLTAKFEVADFDGAFLASFGRPELRGAWIIYGGSGSGKTTFVMQVCKYLTRFRRVAYNSLEQGLSLSLQKAWERVGMAEVGNRIILLNKEQLKELRTRLKKKQSPDVIVIDSVHYLRRFNMDQYQTLRDEFPGKLFIFISHEKAGQPKGTMAQNIRYDSEIKIRVEGYKAFVTTRYEVADLGEGGADFVIWEAGAQEYWIDKM, from the coding sequence ATGGGACGGGCGATAAGCAATAAAAACGTACTGACGGCAAAATTTGAGGTGGCCGACTTTGACGGGGCATTTCTTGCCAGCTTCGGACGGCCGGAACTGCGTGGCGCATGGATAATCTACGGCGGCAGCGGCTCAGGTAAAACCACCTTTGTGATGCAGGTCTGCAAGTACCTTACCCGCTTTCGTCGCGTGGCATATAACAGTCTGGAGCAGGGTTTAAGCCTGTCATTGCAAAAAGCATGGGAGCGCGTGGGCATGGCGGAAGTCGGCAACCGCATTATACTGCTGAATAAAGAACAGCTGAAAGAATTGCGCACCCGTTTGAAGAAGAAACAAAGCCCTGACGTGATTGTGATTGACAGCGTACATTATTTAAGACGCTTCAATATGGATCAGTACCAGACTTTGCGTGACGAGTTCCCCGGCAAACTGTTTATTTTCATTAGCCATGAAAAGGCAGGCCAGCCCAAAGGCACGATGGCACAGAACATCCGCTATGACAGTGAGATAAAAATACGTGTGGAGGGTTACAAGGCATTCGTCACTACCCGTTACGAGGTTGCCGACCTCGGTGAGGGCGGCGCGGACTTCGTGATATGGGAAGCAGGCGCACAGGAGTATTGGATTGATAAAATGTAA
- a CDS encoding DUF3164 family protein produces MENVTMTAEERQEFEAYRAEKQKKEASAQRKRQRENYAAMVDDELRTTLPVLQELSEQIKTVKNTVFGNFDAILRMKSEVLGLTKDDQRSHTFTSGDSKLRLTLGVNTIDGYRDTVEDGISMVKEYIESLAKDETSKALVNAVLRLLSRDQSGNIKASRVLQLRKMAEETGNERFIEGVQIIEESYQPTETKKYIRAEYKNEKGAWVNIPLGMTDVE; encoded by the coding sequence ATGGAAAATGTAACAATGACAGCGGAAGAACGCCAAGAATTTGAGGCGTACCGCGCGGAGAAACAAAAGAAAGAAGCTTCGGCACAGCGCAAGCGGCAGCGCGAGAACTACGCCGCGATGGTAGATGACGAACTGCGTACCACACTACCCGTCCTCCAAGAGTTGAGCGAACAGATTAAGACGGTCAAGAACACCGTTTTCGGCAACTTCGACGCCATTCTGAGAATGAAGTCGGAGGTTCTGGGACTGACGAAAGACGACCAGCGCAGCCATACGTTTACCTCCGGCGACAGCAAACTGCGTCTTACCCTCGGTGTGAACACCATCGACGGTTACCGTGACACGGTGGAGGACGGCATCTCGATGGTCAAGGAATATATTGAAAGCCTTGCCAAAGATGAAACGAGCAAAGCCCTTGTGAATGCCGTGCTGCGTCTGCTTTCCCGTGACCAAAGCGGGAACATCAAGGCCAGCCGCGTGCTCCAGCTCCGTAAGATGGCCGAGGAAACGGGCAACGAGCGTTTTATCGAGGGCGTGCAAATCATCGAGGAAAGCTACCAGCCCACCGAAACAAAGAAATACATTCGTGCTGAATATAAAAACGAAAAGGGTGCTTGGGTAAATATTCCGCTCGGCATGACCGACGTGGAATAA